A stretch of Alphaproteobacteria bacterium DNA encodes these proteins:
- a CDS encoding formate dehydrogenase accessory sulfurtransferase FdhD, with protein sequence GRLTSEMVIKTVQMEIPVLVSRSGFTAWGVELARRAGLTLIGRAKGRRFLALSGLDRLVWDADPASADDEPERARRKASAAP encoded by the coding sequence CGGCCGGCTGACCAGCGAGATGGTGATCAAGACGGTGCAGATGGAGATTCCGGTGCTGGTCTCGCGCTCCGGCTTCACCGCCTGGGGGGTGGAACTGGCCCGGCGCGCCGGGCTGACCCTGATCGGCCGGGCCAAGGGCCGCCGCTTCCTGGCGCTGTCGGGTCTGGACCGGTTGGTCTGGGACGCCGACCCGGCGTCGGCCGACGACGAGCCGGAGCGGGCGCGGCGCAAGGCGTCGGCCGCGCCGTGA
- a CDS encoding caspase family protein produces MRNIVLGSALALAVGTVATSAFAEIDQRRVALVFGNQSYRYAGELSQTLHDADEMARTLQSVGFDVMLVQDADKREMQQALNQFRREIRGADVALVYYSGHGMEFDGENYLAPISARLGDRRTVDQEFLPLSDVMETVESGGAAFNMVLLDACRNNPFLDQMETTRSAVPPSPGLAPVMAPVGTLVAYATSPGTYAWEGGEDHDNSLFTEALMLHMTEPGVELAQTLRETRRTVMEWSDGEQVPWEHSAMIGEFFFMPAGEQLVAANEGTVIDAVEEAGVFTQSSLFGARDGQQTEPQTQARPSGVMTSVTPEAMQALLADLGLTSSIEASDDGVELVVDNTGFIPGDGVGIWFFDCDGQQCGSIQIWSLYESQRPLDLRQVNRWNTEQRWSIASVEEDRYAVLTLDVNLIGGVTAENIADLVQLFGSQSEEFRGYVL; encoded by the coding sequence ATGCGCAACATCGTCCTTGGATCCGCCCTCGCGCTCGCCGTGGGCACGGTGGCCACATCGGCCTTCGCCGAGATCGACCAGCGCCGGGTGGCGCTGGTGTTCGGCAACCAGAGCTATCGCTATGCCGGCGAGCTCTCGCAGACCCTGCACGACGCCGACGAGATGGCGCGCACGCTGCAGAGCGTCGGCTTCGACGTCATGCTGGTGCAGGACGCCGACAAGCGCGAGATGCAGCAGGCGCTGAACCAGTTCCGCCGCGAGATCCGCGGCGCCGACGTGGCGCTGGTCTACTACTCCGGCCACGGCATGGAGTTCGACGGCGAGAACTACCTGGCGCCGATCAGCGCGCGCCTGGGCGACCGCCGCACGGTCGACCAGGAGTTCCTGCCGTTGAGCGACGTGATGGAGACCGTCGAGTCCGGCGGCGCCGCCTTCAACATGGTGTTGCTCGACGCCTGCCGGAACAACCCGTTCCTCGACCAGATGGAGACCACCCGCTCCGCCGTGCCGCCGAGCCCGGGCCTGGCGCCGGTGATGGCGCCGGTCGGCACGCTGGTCGCCTATGCCACCTCGCCGGGCACCTATGCCTGGGAGGGCGGCGAGGACCACGACAACTCGCTGTTCACCGAAGCGCTGATGCTGCACATGACCGAGCCGGGCGTCGAGCTGGCCCAGACCCTGCGCGAGACCCGCCGCACTGTGATGGAGTGGAGCGACGGCGAGCAGGTGCCGTGGGAACACTCCGCCATGATCGGCGAGTTCTTCTTCATGCCCGCGGGCGAGCAGCTGGTCGCCGCCAACGAGGGCACGGTGATCGACGCGGTCGAGGAGGCCGGCGTGTTCACCCAGTCGAGCCTGTTCGGCGCCCGCGACGGGCAGCAGACCGAGCCGCAGACCCAGGCGCGCCCGTCCGGCGTGATGACCTCGGTCACCCCGGAGGCGATGCAGGCGCTGCTGGCCGACCTCGGCCTCACCTCGTCGATCGAGGCGAGCGACGACGGCGTCGAACTGGTGGTCGACAACACCGGCTTCATTCCGGGCGACGGCGTCGGCATCTGGTTCTTCGACTGCGACGGCCAGCAGTGCGGCAGCATCCAGATCTGGTCGCTGTACGAATCGCAGCGGCCGCTGGACCTGCGCCAGGTCAACCGCTGGAACACCGAGCAGCGCTGGTCGATCGCCTCGGTCGAAGAGGACCGCTATGCCGTGCTGACGCTGGACGTCAACCTGATCGGCGGCGTCACGGCGGAGAATATCGCCGACCTGGTGCAGCTGTTCGGCTCGCAGTCCGAGGAGTTCCGCGGCTACGTGCTCTGA